TTTCCTGCGGCTGAGGGAAAATACCCGCAGGCAGGGCATGAAGCTTATGCTGGACGGCGTCTTTAACCACAGCGGCGATACGCATGCCTGGTTTGACAGGCATCAGCAGAGCGACAGCGGCGCCTGCCATAACCCACAGTCACCGTGGCGCGACTGGTACAGCTTCTCCGATGAGGGGCTGGCGCTCGACTGGCTGGGCTATTCCAGCCTGCCTAAGCTGGATTATCGCTCCGCCACGCTGGTGGATGAAATTTACCGGGGCGAGCAAAGCATTGTGCGGCACTGGCTGCGTGAGCCCTGGGGTATCGACGGCTGGCGGCTGGACGTGGTGCATATGCTGGGCGAAGCGGGCGGGGCGAAAAATAACCTGCTGCACGTCAGCGGCATTACCCGGGCGGCAAAAGAAACCAAACGGGATGCTTACGTCCTGGGCGAGCACTTTGGCGATGCCCGGCAGTGGCTGCAGGCCGATGCCGAAGACGCCGCCATGAACTATCGCGGTTTTACTTTCCCGCTGTGGGGATTTTTGGCAAACACCGATATCTCTTACGAGCCGCAGGATATTGACGCCCAAACCTGTATGGCGTGGATGGAAGAGTATCGTTCGGCGCTTTCCCATCAGCAGCAGCTGCGCATGTTTAACCAGCTCGATAGCCACGATACCGCCCGCTTTAAGTCGATTCTTGGCAAAGATGTTGCCCGCCTGCCGCTGGCCGTCATCTGGCTGTACGCCTGGCCCGGCGTGCCTTGTATTTATTACGGCGATGAAGTGGGGCTGGATGGCAACAACGATCCTTTCTGCCGCAAGACTTTCCCGTGGAAGCCGCAGGATCAGGACTCAGACCTGCTGGCGCTCTATCAGCGTTTAGGCAAACTGCGGAAGCAAAGCCGGGCGCTCCGCCAGGGCGGCTGCCGGGTTATTTATGCGGCAGGAGATGTTGCGGTATTTGTTCGGGCTTATCAAAACGAGCGCGTGCTGGTGGCTATAAACCGCGGCAGCGAGGTTCAGGTCACGCTCCCGTGGGATGCCCTGCTGAGCGGCAGGGCCTGGACGCAGCTCGAAGGCAAAGCCGGGCTCGATAACCGCGAATTGACGCTGCCTGCCGTCAGCGCTGCGGTCTGGCGTAGCCTGTAGCCTGGAAGCTCCGGCGGGTGGCGGTTTAGCTATCCGTCGGGAGCTGATAAAGCGAATTCACTAAATCCCCTTCGATGATCTTCTCTCGCCACCAGCGAGCGGCCAGGCCTTCGCCCCGGTTGTGCCAGCCGATGTAGGTCACGTCCGTCTGGCGGAACGATACAACCGGTTTTTCAATCAGTTTGCCGCTGTTCAGGAGCGGCTGAGCGATGTGGCGCGGCAAAAATCCACAGGCCAGCCCGGCGGCCAGAATCGCGACCTTACTCGGGAAGTCGTACACCACCACGCGTTCTTGCTCTTCAATGTAGTTGGTATTAATGGGATGACAGTAACGCGCCGTATCGCCGATGATGGCGGCGCGATGGCGGCAAACTTCGTCGCTGGTAAGCACATGTTCCGATTTTGCCAGCGCGTGGTCGGGAGAGACGACAAACACGTTGTCGAGCGTGCCCAGCATCTTGTAGGAATACTCAGAGGAGGTCGGCGGCTCGTTAATGGCGCCGAGAATGATATGGGCTCCGTTGTGGGTCAGCTCTTCCCATGCGCCAGCCAGCGTATGGTGGGTAAAATTAAGCGTGGTTTGCTGGTCGAGGGCGTAGAATTCGTCCATTAGTGGCAGTAGCAAATGAAACGGAAACGATCCGTCCAGGGCAATGGTGAGCGTTTTTTCCCAGCCGGAGGTTGAGCGCAATGCCTGGCTTTCCAGATCCTTCGCGGCGCTGAGCACCATGCGCCCTTTTTCCAGCACAATCCTGCCGGTATCGGTGAATTTAGCCCGATGGCCTGAGCGATCCAGCAGTTTAATATTCAGATCGTTTTCCAGCTTCTGCACCATATAACTTAATGCGGCCGGGGTTTTAAACAGCGACTCGGCGGCCGCGGCAAAACTGCCGTGCTTGTCTAAGGCATCAAGAATAAGCAGAACATCTAAATTCACGCGCATAGTCATAGTCCGTTCGGGGCCTGGTCCTTACAAAAGTCTATCACCAAAAAATTAAATAAGACGTTAGAAAATTCCGGCTATCAACCCCGAGCCTGTATGCAGAGAATAAGGGCGTCATCCAGAGATGGATACCTTAATAACTCATTGATAGCTGAGGGAATAAAATGTCTATTCGTGAATTGATTGATCCAGAAAACTCCGCCCTTATTTTTATCGATCACCAGCCGCAAATGGCTTTCGGCGTGGCGAATATCGATCGCCAGACCCTGAAAAATAACACCGTGGCGCTGGCGAAGGCGGGCAAAATATTTAAGGTGCCGACGATTTATACCTCCGTCGAAACCAAAAGCTTCAGCGGCTATATCTGGCCTGAATTATTAGCCGTTCATCCGGAAATTAAGCCGATTGAGCGCACTTCCATGAACTCCTGGGAAGATAAAGCGTTTGTTGAGGCGGTGAAGGCGACGGGCCGTAAAAAACTGATTATTTCCGCCCTGTGGACCGAAGTGTGTCTAACCTTCCCGGCACTGATGGCGCTGGCAGAAGGCTTCGAAGTGTATGTGGTGACCGACACTTCTGGCGGGACTTCTGTGGATGCCCACGAGCGCGCTATTGACCGGATGGTGCATGCCGGTGCTGTGCCGGTGACCTGGCAGCAGGTTCTGCTGGAGTACCAGCGTGACTGGTCACGCAAAGAAACTTACGACGCGGTGATGAACCTGGTTCGTGAGCACAGCGGGGCTTACGGCATGGGCGTTGACTACGCTTATACGATGGTTCACGGTGCGCCGGAACGTAAAGCCTGATGAATCACACTCGGGGCGGGTTCACCGCTCCGTTTCCCTCCCCATTCTGACTCAGGAATTGCGGCATGGCCGACAATAATACCGTTACGCTGGTGATCACCCACGCAATCCGGCCAGGCGAGGCCGCTCGCTACGAGCAATGGCTGGAAAAAATTATGCCGACCGCCGCCCGTTTCCCCGGCCACCTTGGGGTACATGTGATTCGCCCTACGACCGGGAACGACACCTATAACGTGGTGATTCGCTTCGACACGCTCGAGCATCTCAACGCCTGGACTGACTCCCCTGAACGCCATCGCCTTGTGGAAGAGATTAAATCCTCTCTTGCCGATGACGACAAAGTGCAGGTTCACACCGAAACCGCCTTCTGGTTTACCCCGGAAAGCGCGACGGTAAAACGCCCGCCGCAGTGGAAGCAGTTCCTGATAACTCTGCTGGTTATCTTCCCCAGCACCAACCTGGTGCCGTGGGTGACGGGCATGCTGTTCCCTGGCTTACGCGGCACGCTTCCCGGGCACCTGCTGAACGATGCCTGCGTGGTGGCGCTGGTGGTCTGGCTCTGGATGCCGACGGTGACGAAGCTGTTTGCCGGTTGGCTAAAAAAAGCATGATTTCTCAGGAGTACCTGATTATGTCTCAACATGCCTCACTAATTTTGACTAACGGCCAAGTCCACACGCTGGATAAAGAGAATCCTCTGGCCGAAGCGGTAGCGATTAAAGACGGTAAAATTCTGGCGGCGGGCAGCACTGCTTATGTGATGAGCTTTGCCGGAGAAGGTAGCCAGGTCGTCGATTTGAAAGGCCACACGGTGATCCCCGGCCTGAACGATTCTCACCTGCACCTGATTCGCGGCGGGCTGAACTACAACCTTGAGCTGCGTTGGGAAGGTGTGCCTTCGCTTGCTGATGCCCTACGGATGTTAAAAGAACAGGCGCTGCGCACGCCATCCCCCCAATGGGTTCGCGTGGTGGGAGGCTGGACGGAGTTCCAGTTTGCCGAACGCCGCATGCCAACCGTTGAAGAGCTTAACGAGGCCGCGCCGGATACCCCGGTGTTCGTGCTGCACCTTTATGACAGGGCTTTACTCAACCGTGCCGCGTTGAAAGCGGTGGGCTACACCAAAGAGACGCCGAACCCGCCGGGCGGTGAGATTGTTCGTGACGGCAACGGCAATCCGACCGGAATGCTGGTGGCAAAGCCTAACGCAATGATCCTTTATTCCACCCTGGCTAAAGGGCCGAAACTGCCGCTGGAGATGCAGGTGAACTCTACGCGGCAGTTTATGCGCGAGCTGAACCGCCTGGGCGTGACCAGCGCGATCGACGCGGGCGGTGGTTTCCAGAACTACCCAGAGGATTACCAGGTCATCGATGAGCTGCACGGCAAAAAGCAGATGACGGTGCGCATTGCCTACAACCTGTTTACCCAGCGGCCTCAGCATGAGCTGGAAGATTTTGAAAAATGGACCGATATGCTGACGCCGGGGCAGGGGACTGATTTTTACCGCGCCAACGGGGCCGGTGAAATGCTGGTGTTCTCGGCGGCGGACTTCGAGGACTTCCTGCAGCCACGCCCGGATTTGCCGGACGGTATGGAGCAGGAGCTGGAGCGGGTGGTGCGCCATCTGGTTGAACACCGCTGGCCGTTCCGCCTGCATGCGACCTACAACGAGTCCATCAGCCGCATGCTGGACGTGTTCGAAAAGGTGAACCGTGATATTCCGTTCAGCGGCCTGCACTGGCTGTTTGACCACGCGGAGACGATTACCGAACGTAATATAGACCGCGTTAAGGCGCTGGGCGGTGGGATTGCGGTTCAGCACCGCATGGCTTTCCAGGGGGAATATTATGCGGAACGCTACGGGATTGAGGCGGTGAAACAAACCCCGCCGGTGGCGAAAATGCTTGCCGCTGGCGTGCCCGTAGGCCTGGGCACCGACGCCACGCGCGTGGCCAGCTACAACCCGTGGACGGCGCTTTACTGGCTGGTGTCCGGGCGCACGGTTGGTGGGATGCAAATGTACGACGAGAATAACCGCATGTCTCGCGACGTCGCGCTTGAGCTATGGACCGCAGGCAGCGCCTGGTTCTCTAACGAGCAGGGCAAGAAAGGGCGGATTCAGGCGGGACAACTGGCCGACCTGGTCGTGCTGTCTCAGGACTACTTCAGCGTGCCGGAAGAGGCTATCAAGGGCATTGAATCGGTAATGACCGTAGTGGATGGAAAAGTGGTTTACGCGACCGGTGCCTTTACGCCTCTGGCTCCGCCTGCCATTCCTGTTCTGCCTGACTGGTCGCCTGTGGTGAGCGTGCCGGGGCATTACCGTTCTGCCCCGCCTGCGGCGGCAAAAGTAGGGATGATGGCAACGGTTCATCAGTGCTGCGGCAGCTGTAACGTCCACGGGCATCAGCATGATGTGGCGCGTAACTCCTCGATTCCCGTCGGCGATGAGACCGCATTCTGGGGCGTGATGGGCTGCTCCTGCTTCGCCTTCTGACAAAAACAAAAAAGGGCCAAAAGGCCCTTTCAGACTGCTGACAAACCTCTGGCAAGAGAAGAAATACCCGACGGCTCGTTAAAAAAGCAGGAAAATCAATTCATTGATTTTCGGCTCATAACGACAAAGAGGGAAAAACCACGCTTTTTCCCTCTTTGTCAGCAAACTTAAAAGGCCGCAATTGCGGCCTTTTCTTCGAGTTTGCTTAGCGATTACAGCTTAGCAACGTTCTCGCTCAGGTACTTAGCAACGCCGTCCGGAGACGCGTTCATGCCTTCTTTCCCTTTTTCCCACTGAGCCGGGCACACTTCACCGTGCTCTTCGTGGAACTGCAGCGCGTCAACCATACGCAGCATTTCGTCGATGTTACGACCCAGCGGCAGATCGTTCACAACCTGGTGGCGAACGATACCGGCTTTGTCGATCAGGAAGGAGCCGCGCAGCGCAACGCCCGCTTCCGGGTGTTCGATACCGTAGGCTTGCTGGATTTCACGTTTGATGTCAGCAACCATCGCGTATTTCACTTCGCCGATGCCGCCTTTATCAACCGGGGTTTTACGCCATGCGTTGTGCACGAACTCGGAGTCAAAAGATACACCAACGACTTCTACGCCACGTTTCTGGAATTCTTCGTAACGCTTGTCGAACGCGATCAGTTCAGACGGGCAAACGAAGGTGAAGTCCATCGGCCAGAAGAACACAACGGTGGCTTTACCGTTGGTGTGTTTTTTGAAGTTGAAGTTTTCAACGATTTCGCCATTGCCCAGGACGGCAGCAGCGGTAAAGTCAGGGGCTGGACGAGTAACCAGGACCATATGTACTCCTGTTAATTTTGTTAAAGTGAATGTTAACGCAACGGGGGGAGTATAGGGGCTCCATTCCATGTAGCTCAATGGCATCTTGCCAATCAATCAGATAGGTTTTGGCTATCAAAAAGACGCATAACTTGATGCCGGTAACCAAGATAGCCCTTTTTTCGAAAAGGGCAAGTTGTTCTAACGTGAACCGGGAACGATCACAAACTTTTTTGCTCCGCCATCGCCATCATGCGCGGGTAGAACTGCCAGAACAATTCCTCCAGTTGGTCATAATGGGCGTCGAGGTCTTGCCAGGAATCTCGCAAGGCATCAAGTTTTGGTCTACGGCTCGCCATCCCGTTGAGAACGTTAGCAATAAAGTCCATATCCTGATAACGCTCCAGCCAGCGTTCGCGCCATAAATAGTTATTAAGATTAATGAAACGCGGCGGTGTGTCATCGAGCCTGGGCACAATCTGCCCGCGAGCATAGGCGACAAAATCCTCAAGCCCGATATCAGGGCAGACTTTATGCCAGTGGCGCGACAGGAAGTGGTCCCACATCACATCCAGCGAAATCGGCGACACCCGTCGCGTCTTTGGGCTGAACCAGCCGCGGGCGAGGGCTACTTCCGGCAGTCCGTCCGTCAGGGCATCGACTCTGCGGTGCATATAAATGCCTGCAACCACCTCGGGCGAAAAGCTGTCGTCCGGGCTGCCGCGCACGAAATCCGCCAGCAAATTTCCCAGCAGTGAACTTTGGGCCAGATGCGCCAGATGCAGATGGGCGAGAAAATTCATCGAATAGTTATTCCATTTATGGCTTTAAAACGGCCCCGGCGGGGTAAACGTGTTGCAGGGAAAGCCCCCTGCCACTAGACTAAGCCGCCTGTTTTTAAGTCTGAGTGCTATACCATGCGCGTTGCTGATTTTTCCTTTGAACTGCCTGAATCCCTGATTGCTCATTATCCGCAAGCCGAGCGCAGCAGCTGCCGCTTGCTGTCGCTGGACGGGCCGACGGGCGCATTGGCGCATGGCACTTTCACCGATTTGCTCGACAAGCTCAACCCCGGCGATCTGCTGGTGTTCAATAACACCCGCGTTATTCCGGCTCGTCTGTTTGGCCGTAAAGCCAGCGGCGGGAAAATTGAAGTGCTGGTCGAGCGCATGCTGGATGATAAACGCATTCTGGCACATATTCGCGCCTCTAAAGCGCCAAAACCCGGCGCCGAGCTGCTGCTGGGCGATGATGAAAGCGTACACGCCACCATGGTTGCGCGCCACGATGCGCTGTTTGAAGTCGAGTTCAACGACGAACGCGCGGTGCTGGATATCTTAAATAACATCGGCCATATGCCGCTGCCGCCGTACATCGACCGCCCGGATGAAGAAGCCGAC
This Klebsiella michiganensis DNA region includes the following protein-coding sequences:
- a CDS encoding peroxiredoxin translates to MVLVTRPAPDFTAAAVLGNGEIVENFNFKKHTNGKATVVFFWPMDFTFVCPSELIAFDKRYEEFQKRGVEVVGVSFDSEFVHNAWRKTPVDKGGIGEVKYAMVADIKREIQQAYGIEHPEAGVALRGSFLIDKAGIVRHQVVNDLPLGRNIDEMLRMVDALQFHEEHGEVCPAQWEKGKEGMNASPDGVAKYLSENVAKL
- a CDS encoding LysR family transcriptional regulator; this translates as MRVNLDVLLILDALDKHGSFAAAAESLFKTPAALSYMVQKLENDLNIKLLDRSGHRAKFTDTGRIVLEKGRMVLSAAKDLESQALRSTSGWEKTLTIALDGSFPFHLLLPLMDEFYALDQQTTLNFTHHTLAGAWEELTHNGAHIILGAINEPPTSSEYSYKMLGTLDNVFVVSPDHALAKSEHVLTSDEVCRHRAAIIGDTARYCHPINTNYIEEQERVVVYDFPSKVAILAAGLACGFLPRHIAQPLLNSGKLIEKPVVSFRQTDVTYIGWHNRGEGLAARWWREKIIEGDLVNSLYQLPTDS
- a CDS encoding maltodextrin glucosidase, with translation MLNAWHLPVTPFIQKREQSLVITLWLAGDDLPEKVILRGEKDNEEISLAMTRQKHAPLEGVVAWKVTLDTGEGQPRRRYSFKLLWQDRQRWYTPQGFQKTPPARLEQFAFDTPDDGPDWVQDQVFYQIFPDRFARGSNRQPGQDNVYFHHAAGREIVRREWDEPLTGEAGGSTFYGGDLDGISEKLPYLKKLGVTALYLNPVFTAPSVHKYDTQDYRQVDEQFGGNAAFLRLRENTRRQGMKLMLDGVFNHSGDTHAWFDRHQQSDSGACHNPQSPWRDWYSFSDEGLALDWLGYSSLPKLDYRSATLVDEIYRGEQSIVRHWLREPWGIDGWRLDVVHMLGEAGGAKNNLLHVSGITRAAKETKRDAYVLGEHFGDARQWLQADAEDAAMNYRGFTFPLWGFLANTDISYEPQDIDAQTCMAWMEEYRSALSHQQQLRMFNQLDSHDTARFKSILGKDVARLPLAVIWLYAWPGVPCIYYGDEVGLDGNNDPFCRKTFPWKPQDQDSDLLALYQRLGKLRKQSRALRQGGCRVIYAAGDVAVFVRAYQNERVLVAINRGSEVQVTLPWDALLSGRAWTQLEGKAGLDNRELTLPAVSAAVWRSL
- a CDS encoding antibiotic biosynthesis monooxygenase; the protein is MADNNTVTLVITHAIRPGEAARYEQWLEKIMPTAARFPGHLGVHVIRPTTGNDTYNVVIRFDTLEHLNAWTDSPERHRLVEEIKSSLADDDKVQVHTETAFWFTPESATVKRPPQWKQFLITLLVIFPSTNLVPWVTGMLFPGLRGTLPGHLLNDACVVALVVWLWMPTVTKLFAGWLKKA
- a CDS encoding ACP phosphodiesterase (Converts holo-ACP to apo-ACP by hydrolytic cleavage of the phosphopantetheine prosthetic group from ACP) codes for the protein MNFLAHLHLAHLAQSSLLGNLLADFVRGSPDDSFSPEVVAGIYMHRRVDALTDGLPEVALARGWFSPKTRRVSPISLDVMWDHFLSRHWHKVCPDIGLEDFVAYARGQIVPRLDDTPPRFINLNNYLWRERWLERYQDMDFIANVLNGMASRRPKLDALRDSWQDLDAHYDQLEELFWQFYPRMMAMAEQKSL
- a CDS encoding hydrolase; amino-acid sequence: MSIRELIDPENSALIFIDHQPQMAFGVANIDRQTLKNNTVALAKAGKIFKVPTIYTSVETKSFSGYIWPELLAVHPEIKPIERTSMNSWEDKAFVEAVKATGRKKLIISALWTEVCLTFPALMALAEGFEVYVVTDTSGGTSVDAHERAIDRMVHAGAVPVTWQQVLLEYQRDWSRKETYDAVMNLVREHSGAYGMGVDYAYTMVHGAPERKA
- a CDS encoding amidohydrolase; protein product: MSQHASLILTNGQVHTLDKENPLAEAVAIKDGKILAAGSTAYVMSFAGEGSQVVDLKGHTVIPGLNDSHLHLIRGGLNYNLELRWEGVPSLADALRMLKEQALRTPSPQWVRVVGGWTEFQFAERRMPTVEELNEAAPDTPVFVLHLYDRALLNRAALKAVGYTKETPNPPGGEIVRDGNGNPTGMLVAKPNAMILYSTLAKGPKLPLEMQVNSTRQFMRELNRLGVTSAIDAGGGFQNYPEDYQVIDELHGKKQMTVRIAYNLFTQRPQHELEDFEKWTDMLTPGQGTDFYRANGAGEMLVFSAADFEDFLQPRPDLPDGMEQELERVVRHLVEHRWPFRLHATYNESISRMLDVFEKVNRDIPFSGLHWLFDHAETITERNIDRVKALGGGIAVQHRMAFQGEYYAERYGIEAVKQTPPVAKMLAAGVPVGLGTDATRVASYNPWTALYWLVSGRTVGGMQMYDENNRMSRDVALELWTAGSAWFSNEQGKKGRIQAGQLADLVVLSQDYFSVPEEAIKGIESVMTVVDGKVVYATGAFTPLAPPAIPVLPDWSPVVSVPGHYRSAPPAAAKVGMMATVHQCCGSCNVHGHQHDVARNSSIPVGDETAFWGVMGCSCFAF